In Dama dama isolate Ldn47 chromosome 9, ASM3311817v1, whole genome shotgun sequence, the following proteins share a genomic window:
- the LOC133061585 gene encoding olfactory receptor 7A17-like, whose translation MYLITVFGNLLIILTVSSDSHLHTPMYFFLSNLSFVDICFTSTTIPKMLWNIQTQSQVITYEVCMTQMFFFMLFAGLDIFLLTVMAYDRFVAICHPLHYMVIMNSKICGILVLVSWIIIVSLFSCTGLGVYLSSAATHSSHSTATMSVMYIVVTPMLNPFIYSLRNKDIKRALNSFFRTPPRKVLLVFH comes from the exons ATGTACTTGATCACTGTGTTTGGAAACCTACTCATAATCCTAACTGTCAGCTCagactcccacctccacacccccatgtacttcttcctctccaacctgtccTTTGTAGACATCTGTTTCACCTCCACCACGATCCCAAAGATGCTGTGGAACATCCAGACACAGAGCCAAGTTATAACCTATGAAGTCTGCATGACCCAGATGTTTTTTTTCATGCTATTTGCAGGGTTGGACATCTTCCTCCTgacagtgatggcctatgaccgctttgTTGCCATCTGTCACCCCCTGCATTACATGGTCATCATGAACTCCAAAATATGTGGAATTTTGGTCCTGGTTAGCTGGATCATCA TTGTCTCCTTATTTTCTTGCACAGGCTTAGGAGTGTACCTTAGCTCTGCCGCTACCCACAGCTCACATTCAACTGCAACCATGTCAGTGATGTACATTGTGGTcacacccatgctgaaccccttcatctacagtCTGAGGAACAAAGACATAAAGAGGGCTCTGAACTCTTTCTTTAGAACGCCGCCTAGAAAAGTGTTACTTGTCTTCCACTGA